In one window of Rathayibacter caricis DSM 15933 DNA:
- a CDS encoding diacylglycerol/lipid kinase family protein, translated as MSEPRRAALVYNPVKVDLDSVKAAVSRAEEAAGWAETLWLETSVEDPGAGQTREAIEAGVDMVIAAGGDGTVRVVAEALHGSGIALGLLPSGTGNLLARNLNLTLDDIDNALTVAFSGADRAIDIGMIDIETDNGRDRRAYVVMAGLGIDAKMLANTDDDLKKRAGWLAYVDALRKALLDKNQLEFRYRLDGSKVRKVRAHTIIVGNCGALPANILLLPDAAVDDGEFDIVLLRPEGFFGWAQIIFKVVWENGVLRRSGVVGQKLMGLTKEVSALRYVKGRELVVRLEKAQEIELDGDPFGSTSAFRTWIEPGGLTVRVPA; from the coding sequence ATGTCTGAGCCCCGCCGCGCCGCACTCGTCTACAACCCGGTCAAGGTCGACCTCGACTCGGTGAAGGCCGCGGTGTCGCGCGCCGAGGAGGCCGCCGGCTGGGCCGAGACGCTGTGGCTCGAGACCTCCGTGGAGGATCCCGGAGCCGGGCAGACCCGCGAGGCGATCGAGGCCGGCGTCGACATGGTGATCGCGGCCGGCGGCGACGGAACGGTCCGCGTCGTCGCCGAGGCGCTGCACGGCTCCGGCATCGCGCTCGGGCTCCTGCCCTCCGGCACCGGCAACCTGCTCGCCCGGAACCTGAACCTCACCCTCGACGACATCGACAACGCGCTCACGGTCGCCTTCTCGGGCGCCGATCGCGCGATCGACATCGGGATGATCGACATCGAGACCGACAACGGCCGCGACCGCCGCGCCTACGTGGTGATGGCCGGGCTCGGCATCGACGCGAAGATGCTCGCGAACACCGACGACGACCTGAAGAAGCGGGCCGGCTGGCTCGCCTACGTGGATGCGCTGCGGAAGGCCCTGCTGGACAAGAACCAGCTCGAGTTCCGCTACCGCCTCGACGGCTCGAAGGTCCGCAAGGTGCGCGCGCACACGATCATCGTGGGCAACTGCGGCGCACTGCCGGCGAACATCCTGCTGCTGCCGGATGCGGCCGTCGACGACGGCGAGTTCGACATCGTGCTGCTGCGGCCCGAGGGGTTCTTCGGCTGGGCGCAGATCATCTTCAAGGTGGTGTGGGAGAACGGCGTGCTGCGGCGCAGCGGAGTCGTGGGCCAGAAGCTCATGGGGCTCACCAAGGAGGTCTCGGCCCTGCGCTACGTGAAGGGCCGCGAGCTGGTCGTGCGCCTGGAGAAGGCGCAGGAGATCGAGCTCGACGGCGATCCGTTCGGGTCGACCTCGGCGTTCCGCACCTGGATCGAGCCCGGCGGGCTCACCGTGCGGGTCCCCGCGTAG
- a CDS encoding DoxX family protein gives MSRPVPLGAGPRILVGAMAVSGVVHLVHPRTFDAVVPRGMPGSARGWVLVSGVAELACAVATAWPPTRAIGGIASAVLMAAVFPGNVQMARDARRPRTRAITLLRLPLQVPLVLWGLQAARSRRR, from the coding sequence ATGAGCCGCCCGGTGCCGCTCGGCGCGGGCCCGCGGATCCTGGTGGGAGCGATGGCGGTCTCGGGAGTCGTGCACCTCGTGCACCCGCGGACCTTCGACGCCGTCGTCCCCCGCGGGATGCCGGGATCGGCGCGCGGGTGGGTCCTCGTCTCCGGAGTGGCGGAGCTGGCGTGCGCCGTGGCCACCGCCTGGCCGCCGACGCGCGCGATCGGCGGGATCGCCTCCGCCGTCCTGATGGCCGCCGTGTTCCCCGGCAACGTGCAGATGGCCCGTGACGCGCGGCGGCCGCGGACGCGCGCGATCACGCTCCTGCGCCTGCCGCTGCAGGTCCCGCTGGTGCTCTGGGGGCTGCAAGCGGCCCGGTCGCGGAGACGGTGA